A segment of the Tepidimicrobium xylanilyticum genome:
TAAAATATGTTAAAAAATCTGGATTATGTATAGCTATTTTAGATAAGCCAATTAGTTTTTTTAGAATGGATGACAATAATGTGGCGATAGACATTGATTTTGTAGTTATGATAGCTATGAAAAACCCTGATGAACAATTAAAGACGCTACAATCCTTAATTGATTCTTTTAATAATATTGAAGGTTGGCTGGAACTTAGGAGGGTTTCTAGGGTACAAGAGGCAATTGAAAGGTTAAAAGAATTGTTCAAATCTTTTAGCCCAAATTAATGTTTGTGTCTATTATATTGATAATTTTTATATACATTACTTTTATTATGAATTTTTGTAAAGAAAGGGGGGAGAAAGATGATAAAAGTGCTAGTGGTTTGTGGGACAGGAGGTATTACTTCTTCAGTAGCGGAAAAAGAAATTCAAGAGGAGGCTAAAAGAAATGGAATAAGTATAACTACATCTAGGTGTACACCTTTAGAAGTTAATTCAAGAGCAAGAGATGTTGATTTGATAGTAAGTACTACTGTACTTAATGATGACTATGGTGTACCCATAATAAACGGATTACCTCTC
Coding sequences within it:
- a CDS encoding PTS sugar transporter subunit IIA, translated to MLKNYLNENCILLRPEVDDKFKLLGNMSDLLMREGYVTEDFGQRVIEREKVFPTGLPMEKVGFAIPHADVKYVKKSGLCIAILDKPISFFRMDDNNVAIDIDFVVMIAMKNPDEQLKTLQSLIDSFNNIEGWLELRRVSRVQEAIERLKELFKSFSPN
- a CDS encoding PTS sugar transporter subunit IIB, translating into MIKVLVVCGTGGITSSVAEKEIQEEAKRNGISITTSRCTPLEVNSRARDVDLIVSTTVLNDDYGVPIINGLPLITKIGKDKVLLEIMDFLKKIDKGV